In Nitrosophilus alvini, the following are encoded in one genomic region:
- a CDS encoding TRAP transporter small permease subunit — protein MKRLSYFIDTLTKYTAYIAALLSFLLALLIVFDAVNRYLFHSGSIALQELEWHFFDLVFLLGLAYSLKHDKHVRVDIFYEKFSKKTKLYINIAGALFFIIPFCIFIIYYSFDFVMMSYMQHESSSDPGGLCCRYVIKSAIPLGFALLALQAISEVIKNILYLREAK, from the coding sequence ATGAAGAGACTTTCATATTTTATCGATACTCTTACGAAATATACGGCATATATTGCAGCACTTTTATCTTTTTTACTGGCACTTTTGATAGTTTTCGATGCTGTAAACAGATATCTTTTTCACAGCGGCTCTATCGCTTTACAGGAACTGGAGTGGCATTTTTTTGATCTTGTTTTTCTTTTGGGCCTTGCCTATTCACTTAAACATGACAAGCATGTCAGGGTAGACATCTTTTATGAGAAGTTTTCCAAAAAGACGAAACTCTATATAAATATCGCCGGTGCGCTTTTTTTTATTATTCCTTTTTGTATTTTTATCATATATTACAGTTTTGATTTTGTGATGATGAGCTATATGCAGCATGAGTCCTCTTCCGATCCGGGAGGGCTTTGTTGCAGATATGTTATAAAATCGGCAATTCCTTTGGGTTTCGCTCTCCTTGCGCTTCAGGCTATCTCTGAAGTGATAAAGAACATTCTTTATCTCAGGGAGGCCAAATGA
- a CDS encoding TRAP transporter large permease, translating to MIGLIMFVSALILLLLGFPVAFVFGTVAVLFAALFPEIGLEVFSLLPFRIYGIMQNFTLMAVPLFIMMGLVLEKTKMAEELLESMGRLFGGIRGGLAVSIVVVGAILAAATGIVGASVVMMSLISLPIMIKHGYDSKLASGTIAASGTLGQIIPPSIVLIVLGDVMSVSVGDLFKAAVIPGLILVGLYIAYILTVAWLKPQSAPAIKSEKPGKEIVIDVFKSVIPPLLLIFAVLGSIFFGIASPTESAAVGVIGALLLSILNRSFSLEMLKYASLETVKLTSMIFMILIGATAFSLVFNEADGGDLVLEFFSEDIGDVWVFIFAAMAAIFILGFFVDFVEICFIVVPILVPIVEEFGIDPIWFAILIAMNLQASFLTPPFGFSLFYLKGAAGKLVKTGEIYKGVIPFIALQIIALVIIIVFPELVWVFVE from the coding sequence ATGATTGGCCTCATAATGTTTGTTTCGGCACTCATTCTTTTGCTTTTAGGTTTTCCGGTTGCTTTTGTGTTCGGTACTGTTGCCGTTTTGTTTGCTGCCCTGTTTCCTGAAATCGGACTTGAAGTCTTCAGCCTTCTTCCTTTCAGAATATATGGCATTATGCAAAACTTCACACTCATGGCCGTTCCTCTTTTTATCATGATGGGGCTTGTTTTGGAAAAGACAAAAATGGCTGAAGAACTTCTCGAGTCCATGGGAAGACTCTTTGGTGGCATTAGAGGCGGACTTGCCGTAAGCATAGTGGTAGTGGGAGCCATACTTGCAGCGGCTACAGGAATTGTAGGTGCAAGCGTTGTAATGATGAGTCTTATTTCGCTGCCTATTATGATAAAACACGGATATGACAGTAAGCTGGCTTCCGGAACGATTGCTGCAAGCGGAACTCTGGGGCAGATAATCCCGCCTTCAATAGTACTTATTGTGCTTGGCGACGTTATGAGTGTAAGTGTTGGAGACCTCTTTAAAGCTGCCGTTATACCGGGTCTTATTCTTGTTGGACTCTATATAGCCTATATCTTGACAGTCGCATGGCTGAAGCCCCAAAGCGCTCCGGCCATAAAGAGTGAAAAACCAGGAAAAGAGATAGTAATAGATGTATTTAAAAGTGTAATACCGCCTCTTTTGCTGATATTTGCCGTTTTGGGAAGCATATTTTTCGGTATTGCATCTCCGACTGAATCTGCTGCTGTAGGTGTGATAGGCGCACTGTTGCTCAGTATTTTGAACAGAAGTTTCAGCCTGGAGATGCTCAAATATGCCTCTTTGGAAACTGTGAAACTTACATCCATGATATTTATGATTCTTATCGGGGCGACTGCATTCAGCCTTGTTTTCAACGAAGCGGACGGCGGCGATCTGGTACTGGAGTTTTTCAGCGAAGATATAGGAGATGTCTGGGTATTTATATTTGCCGCTATGGCCGCTATCTTTATACTCGGTTTTTTTGTCGATTTTGTAGAGATCTGTTTTATCGTAGTGCCTATACTGGTACCTATTGTAGAAGAGTTCGGAATAGATCCTATCTGGTTTGCCATACTTATAGCTATGAATCTTCAGGCTTCGTTTTTAACACCTCCTTTCGGTTTTTCGCTCTTTTATCTCAAAGGAGCTGCAGGAAAACTTGTAAAAACGGGAGAGATATATAAAGGAGTTATTCCCTTTATAGCTTTACAGATAATTGCGTTGGTTATAATTATAGTTTTTCCGGAACTTGTCTGGGTATTTGTAGAGTGA
- a CDS encoding HIT family protein: MFDILYAPWRTEYVTGEKIEGCVFCHISKNPAMDEKHHVLYRDKNCFVVMNKYPYTPGHFMIIPHFHTEALEELDKDIWLRMCELSQRGVKLLKERFSAEGVNIGMNLGAAAGAGIEEHIHMHLVPRWQRDTNFITSVGHTRVYSIDFEKVYKKLKSYATEYFGE, translated from the coding sequence ATGTTTGATATACTATATGCACCCTGGCGGACTGAATACGTTACGGGTGAAAAGATAGAAGGGTGTGTCTTTTGCCATATAAGTAAAAATCCGGCAATGGATGAGAAACATCATGTTCTTTACAGAGATAAAAACTGTTTTGTTGTAATGAACAAATATCCGTATACTCCGGGTCACTTTATGATAATCCCGCATTTTCATACTGAGGCTTTAGAAGAGTTGGATAAAGATATCTGGCTTAGAATGTGTGAGCTTTCTCAAAGAGGAGTAAAGCTTTTAAAAGAGAGATTTAGCGCGGAGGGTGTAAATATAGGAATGAATTTGGGTGCGGCAGCCGGGGCCGGGATTGAAGAGCATATACATATGCATCTTGTTCCAAGGTGGCAGCGGGATACAAATTTTATCACTTCCGTAGGGCACACGAGAGTTTACAGTATCGATTTTGAAAAAGTTTATAAAAAACTCAAAAGTTATGCGACGGAGTATTTTGGTGAGTGA
- a CDS encoding aminotransferase class I/II-fold pyridoxal phosphate-dependent enzyme, which yields MKRLKNLSSFIVMDIVKEAAKYPDAIHFEIGQPDIAPSQRVKKAMQKALDKNSFAYTESLGLGVLREKIAAYYKSKYGIDVPKERIIITPGTSGAFLVAYSLALDYNESIGLPDPGYPCYKNFAYILDIKPVFINVFKNSGYKVTTEHLKNLKIKALQISSPANPTGNVYEKNDLKELIGYCEKENIKYISDELYHGLVYEGKEHTALEFSDEIFVINGFSKYFCLPGLRLGWIVVPQRYTKDAEKIVQNLFISPPTLSQYGALEAFDEEYLSKVKKTFKKRRDFLYEALKDIFEIDAKPQGAFYIWADISKYSDDSLSFAKELLENSHTAVTPGLDFGKNETERYIRFAYTTDIEKMKEGVERIKEYLSNRYQSF from the coding sequence ATGAAAAGATTGAAAAACCTCTCATCGTTTATTGTTATGGATATTGTCAAAGAGGCTGCAAAGTATCCCGATGCCATCCATTTTGAGATAGGTCAGCCCGATATTGCACCTTCCCAAAGAGTAAAAAAAGCTATGCAAAAAGCTCTTGATAAAAACAGTTTTGCCTATACCGAAAGTTTGGGACTCGGAGTTCTGAGAGAAAAGATAGCAGCCTACTACAAATCAAAATACGGTATAGATGTGCCAAAAGAGCGCATAATAATCACCCCTGGAACAAGCGGGGCGTTTTTGGTGGCATACTCTCTTGCACTCGATTACAACGAAAGCATAGGCTTGCCTGATCCGGGATATCCCTGTTATAAAAATTTTGCGTATATTTTAGATATAAAACCTGTTTTTATAAATGTTTTTAAAAACAGCGGCTACAAGGTTACAACCGAACATTTGAAAAATCTGAAAATCAAAGCACTGCAAATCTCGTCTCCAGCGAATCCAACGGGAAATGTTTACGAAAAAAACGACCTGAAAGAGCTTATCGGATATTGTGAAAAAGAGAATATAAAATATATATCAGATGAGCTGTACCACGGCCTTGTATATGAGGGCAAAGAGCATACTGCTCTGGAATTTAGCGATGAGATTTTTGTAATAAACGGTTTTTCAAAATATTTCTGCCTGCCTGGTCTGCGGCTCGGCTGGATTGTCGTACCGCAAAGATATACAAAAGATGCGGAAAAAATTGTCCAAAACCTGTTTATATCACCCCCGACACTGAGCCAATATGGAGCTTTGGAAGCTTTTGACGAAGAGTATCTCTCAAAAGTCAAAAAAACTTTCAAAAAAAGAAGGGATTTTCTATACGAAGCTTTAAAAGATATATTTGAAATAGATGCAAAGCCACAGGGAGCTTTCTATATCTGGGCCGATATTTCCAAATATTCCGACGACAGTCTATCTTTTGCAAAAGAACTTCTTGAAAACTCCCATACAGCAGTAACTCCCGGACTGGATTTCGGAAAAAACGAGACAGAAAGATATATCCGGTTTGCATATACAACCGATATAGAAAAAATGAAAGAAGGAGTCGAAAGAATAAAAGAGTATCTTTCCAACAGATATCAATCATTTTGA
- a CDS encoding fructosamine kinase family protein, whose protein sequence is MPKKELLEKILNTKIEKLDYLSSTQAGDIYVADDKFVIKTGKNGSGLLPLEAKMLQFLSENSLPVPKVYYFDEDILIMEYIKKSNTCDEKNQIRAAKSLALLHHVKRNIFGFEYDTAIGPLLQPNPKLKSWIEFYGRHRVLEFAERAYKKGFLSEKEIERIKKFCKSLRSFLIEPEFSSLLHGDLWQGNIIYSNSGPVFIDPAVYFGHYEVEIAFTTMFGTFDKIFYDVYSEILPLEKEFWSQRRDIYLLYPYLVHVNIYGRSYWEGVDRILKKFGF, encoded by the coding sequence ATGCCCAAAAAAGAGCTTTTAGAAAAAATTCTCAATACCAAAATAGAAAAATTAGACTATTTAAGCAGTACTCAGGCAGGAGATATATATGTAGCCGACGATAAGTTTGTTATAAAAACAGGTAAAAATGGAAGCGGATTATTGCCACTTGAAGCGAAAATGTTACAATTTTTATCCGAAAACTCTCTTCCGGTGCCAAAAGTCTACTATTTCGATGAAGATATACTTATAATGGAGTATATAAAAAAGAGTAATACTTGTGACGAAAAAAACCAGATAAGAGCTGCAAAAAGTCTGGCTCTTCTTCATCATGTAAAAAGGAATATTTTCGGTTTTGAATATGATACTGCCATAGGGCCTTTGCTTCAGCCAAACCCAAAGTTAAAGAGCTGGATAGAGTTTTACGGCAGGCACAGAGTTTTAGAATTTGCCGAAAGAGCATACAAAAAGGGATTTTTGAGTGAAAAAGAGATTGAGCGGATAAAAAAGTTTTGCAAGAGTTTGAGAAGTTTTCTCATTGAACCGGAATTTTCCTCACTTTTACATGGAGATCTATGGCAAGGGAATATAATATATTCTAACAGCGGTCCCGTTTTCATAGACCCGGCTGTGTATTTTGGACATTATGAAGTAGAGATAGCTTTTACGACAATGTTTGGAACTTTTGATAAAATTTTTTACGATGTATATTCTGAAATTTTGCCGTTAGAGAAAGAATTTTGGAGTCAAAGAAGAGATATATATCTTCTATATCCCTATCTTGTACATGTCAATATATACGGCAGAAGCTATTGGGAGGGAGTTGACAGAATTCTTAAAAAATTCGGATTTTAA
- a CDS encoding MTH1187 family thiamine-binding protein, translating into MSVLMEIAMFPTDVGESKSRYVSEVLKVIKESGYPYQLTPMATIIEADTVKELSDLIPKMYEALEKMGVGRVYSVVKFDIRPARKNRLKQKIESVKKHIEV; encoded by the coding sequence ATGAGTGTTTTAATGGAGATAGCTATGTTTCCAACGGATGTGGGAGAGTCAAAAAGCAGATATGTGAGCGAAGTTTTAAAAGTTATCAAAGAGAGCGGATATCCGTATCAATTGACCCCTATGGCCACCATTATAGAAGCAGATACGGTTAAAGAGCTGAGCGACCTGATACCTAAAATGTATGAAGCTTTGGAAAAGATGGGAGTAGGACGCGTCTACAGCGTAGTGAAATTTGACATAAGGCCTGCGAGAAAAAACAGGCTTAAACAGAAAATAGAATCGGTAAAAAAACATATAGAGGTATAG
- the pdxA gene encoding 4-hydroxythreonine-4-phosphate dehydrogenase: MKKPVIGISIGDINGIGPEIALSAHDTIKEFCTPLYFTNYHMLEKAATLLKMDIPNDFETEYIKGNFKIKPGKISKKSGKYSFESFKKAVFFAKKGITDAVVTLPIHKKAWEKAGIKYKGHTDALRNFFKKDAVMMLGCEKLFVALYTEHIPLREVPKEIKTKKLGNFLINFYNSLPAISNQESLTIPVLGLNPHAGDGGVLGEEEKKISKAIKKANKKIGLDVFIGPVVPDIVFTPNFRKNFRYFAAIYHDQGLAPLKALYFDESINVSLNLPIIRTSVDHGTAFDIAYKKNRELNIKSYINAVKYAAQ; this comes from the coding sequence TTGAAGAAACCTGTTATCGGCATAAGTATAGGTGACATAAACGGTATAGGACCGGAAATTGCTCTCAGCGCACACGATACGATAAAAGAGTTTTGCACACCCCTCTACTTTACAAATTACCATATGCTTGAAAAGGCGGCAACACTTCTTAAGATGGATATTCCAAATGATTTTGAAACGGAGTATATAAAAGGCAATTTCAAAATCAAACCGGGAAAAATAAGCAAAAAAAGCGGAAAATATTCATTTGAATCTTTCAAAAAAGCGGTATTTTTTGCAAAAAAAGGTATAACAGACGCGGTCGTTACCTTGCCAATACACAAAAAAGCGTGGGAAAAAGCTGGCATAAAGTACAAAGGCCATACAGATGCACTGCGAAATTTTTTCAAAAAAGATGCCGTTATGATGCTAGGATGTGAAAAACTTTTTGTCGCTCTTTACACCGAACACATCCCCCTGAGAGAAGTGCCAAAAGAGATAAAAACCAAAAAGCTGGGAAACTTTCTTATAAATTTTTACAACTCTTTGCCAGCAATAAGCAACCAGGAGTCGTTAACCATTCCCGTTCTGGGACTCAACCCTCATGCCGGCGACGGGGGAGTTTTGGGAGAAGAAGAGAAAAAGATATCAAAAGCTATAAAAAAAGCAAATAAAAAAATAGGTCTAGACGTATTTATCGGCCCTGTGGTTCCAGATATCGTATTTACGCCGAACTTCAGGAAAAATTTCCGCTACTTTGCAGCCATCTATCACGACCAGGGCCTCGCACCTTTAAAAGCCCTCTATTTCGATGAGAGCATAAATGTAAGTCTAAATCTTCCAATCATCAGAACATCTGTCGATCACGGCACGGCATTTGACATAGCCTATAAAAAAAACAGAGAGTTAAATATTAAAAGCTATATAAACGCTGTCAAATATGCGGCACAGTAG
- a CDS encoding pyridoxine 5'-phosphate synthase translates to MLLGVNIDHIAVLREARKINDPDPLDALGIVKRAGGDQITIHLREDRRHIVDSDAKKIVQNSQLPVNMECSINPEIIDIICSLKPHRATLVPEKREEVTTEGGLDVIKYFTEINDAVKKLKDNEIDVSLFVDPDFEIISACADTEADMIELHTGAYANIYAMLYTNLRFTHHSIKELELSRKELTEKLSTALGEIENSAIYGKKAGLEVAAGHGLNYQNVKAVADIEDIIELNIGQSIIARSVWVGLEEAVREMVKIIRS, encoded by the coding sequence ATGTTGCTGGGAGTAAATATCGACCATATAGCGGTACTCAGAGAGGCAAGAAAGATAAACGATCCGGATCCACTTGATGCTCTTGGCATAGTAAAACGTGCAGGAGGCGACCAAATAACGATACACCTGAGAGAAGATAGACGCCATATAGTAGACAGTGATGCAAAAAAAATTGTACAAAATTCGCAGCTTCCGGTAAATATGGAGTGTTCTATAAATCCGGAAATTATAGATATAATCTGTTCACTAAAACCGCATCGCGCCACTTTGGTACCGGAAAAACGTGAAGAGGTCACTACCGAAGGCGGACTTGACGTAATAAAGTATTTTACAGAGATAAATGATGCAGTAAAAAAACTCAAAGACAACGAAATAGATGTCTCACTGTTTGTCGATCCCGATTTTGAAATCATATCCGCATGCGCCGATACCGAAGCTGATATGATAGAACTTCATACAGGCGCATATGCAAACATATATGCGATGCTCTATACAAATCTGAGATTTACGCACCACTCCATTAAAGAACTGGAACTTTCAAGAAAAGAGCTGACCGAAAAACTCTCTACCGCTCTTGGAGAGATAGAAAACTCGGCAATATACGGCAAAAAAGCAGGACTCGAAGTTGCAGCCGGACACGGTCTTAACTATCAGAATGTTAAAGCAGTAGCCGATATTGAAGATATAATCGAACTCAATATTGGACAAAGCATCATCGCAAGAAGTGTCTGGGTAGGACTTGAAGAAGCTGTAAGAGAAATGGTAAAAATAATCAGGAGTTAG
- a CDS encoding GW dipeptide domain-containing protein, producing MKKAYISIALAALLLSGCGEKPKEEKNRVEVLPEKTEKQVSTEQTESVEGLYGVSADEAKSEPQPPQQPGVKTGTVIETMNAGGYTYAKIDDNGNIYWIAGPQTEIKTGDNISFAPQMWMENFQSKTLNRTFDKILFVAVIAPLKGTNAHACESCDTHKNQAVTAQTSQDSVQKQGSGEKIAKAEGGYTIAEIFQKKEELKNKTVKVRGKVTKVSRAIMGKDWVHIEDGSESDLVITSPSANVEVGDVVTATGILKTDVDFGYGYFYPVIMEEAKFEK from the coding sequence ATGAAAAAAGCATATATTAGTATTGCTCTTGCAGCACTTCTGTTGTCAGGTTGCGGTGAAAAACCAAAAGAGGAAAAAAACAGAGTGGAAGTCCTGCCTGAAAAAACTGAAAAACAGGTATCAACCGAACAGACAGAGTCTGTAGAAGGGCTCTATGGCGTAAGCGCCGATGAAGCAAAAAGCGAACCGCAGCCTCCTCAGCAGCCCGGTGTCAAAACGGGAACTGTTATAGAGACGATGAATGCGGGCGGATATACATACGCCAAAATTGATGATAATGGAAATATATACTGGATAGCCGGACCTCAAACAGAAATAAAAACAGGAGACAATATCTCTTTTGCTCCTCAGATGTGGATGGAAAATTTTCAGAGTAAAACTCTAAACAGAACTTTTGATAAAATCCTTTTCGTTGCAGTTATAGCTCCTCTCAAAGGTACAAATGCCCATGCGTGTGAAAGTTGCGATACGCATAAAAACCAGGCAGTGACTGCACAAACAAGCCAAGATTCGGTACAAAAGCAAGGTTCAGGTGAAAAGATAGCTAAAGCTGAAGGCGGGTATACAATAGCAGAAATTTTTCAAAAAAAAGAAGAACTGAAAAATAAAACAGTGAAAGTAAGAGGAAAAGTAACCAAAGTTTCAAGAGCAATTATGGGCAAAGACTGGGTTCATATAGAAGATGGTAGCGAAAGCGATCTTGTAATCACTTCTCCATCGGCAAATGTTGAGGTAGGTGATGTAGTTACGGCAACGGGTATTTTAAAAACAGATGTTGATTTTGGATACGGCTACTTCTATCCGGTAATAATGGAAGAGGCGAAATTTGAGAAGTAG
- the tgt gene encoding tRNA guanosine(34) transglycosylase Tgt yields the protein MKFKIDHTDGTARACSIETAHSRILTPVFMPVGTAASVKSLDSNDLLNTLDTKIILANTYHLYLRPGDEIVKELGGLHSFTKYNRSFLTDSGGFQAFSLSDISKADENGIEFKSHIDGSRHYFTPEKVLDIQYNLGSDIMMILDDLIALPATEKRLALSVKRTTKWAEESIEYHKRAREKGIGLNQNIFAIIQGGVDPKYRKISAEELTQLDFDGFAIGGLSVGEENQAMYDTVEFTTPLMPRNKPRYLMGVGTPEDLIECIDRGVDMFDCVMPTRNARNGTLFTSFGKINIKSAKFRLDEGPIDKECNCYTCQNYSRAYINHLFRAKELTYYRLASLHNLHYYLNLMSEAREAILQEKFKKFKKEFYEKRSGR from the coding sequence ATGAAATTTAAAATCGACCATACAGACGGTACGGCAAGAGCATGCAGTATAGAAACTGCACACAGCAGGATACTGACGCCGGTATTTATGCCCGTCGGCACAGCGGCAAGTGTAAAATCACTTGACAGCAACGACCTTTTAAACACACTAGACACAAAAATCATACTGGCAAATACATATCACCTCTATCTGCGCCCGGGTGACGAAATCGTAAAAGAGCTCGGCGGTCTTCACTCATTTACGAAATACAACAGAAGTTTTCTTACCGACAGCGGAGGTTTTCAGGCATTTAGCCTGAGCGATATATCAAAAGCAGATGAAAACGGAATAGAATTCAAAAGCCATATAGACGGTTCAAGACACTATTTTACACCCGAAAAGGTGCTCGATATCCAATACAATTTAGGCAGCGATATAATGATGATACTTGACGACCTTATAGCGTTGCCTGCAACAGAAAAGAGACTCGCACTCTCAGTAAAAAGAACGACAAAATGGGCAGAGGAATCGATAGAGTATCACAAAAGAGCCCGTGAAAAAGGTATAGGCCTCAATCAGAATATTTTTGCCATTATTCAGGGAGGTGTGGACCCAAAATATAGAAAAATTAGCGCCGAGGAGCTGACACAGCTCGATTTTGACGGTTTTGCCATAGGAGGGCTGAGCGTCGGTGAAGAGAACCAGGCCATGTATGACACAGTAGAGTTTACAACTCCCCTTATGCCCCGAAATAAACCGAGATATCTCATGGGAGTCGGAACTCCTGAAGATTTGATAGAGTGCATAGACAGAGGTGTTGATATGTTTGATTGTGTTATGCCTACACGAAATGCCAGAAACGGCACTCTTTTTACAAGTTTCGGTAAAATAAACATTAAATCCGCCAAATTCAGGCTTGATGAAGGTCCCATCGATAAAGAATGCAACTGCTACACATGCCAAAACTATTCAAGAGCGTATATCAACCATCTTTTCAGGGCAAAGGAACTTACATATTACAGGCTTGCATCGCTGCATAATCTACACTATTATCTAAATCTTATGAGTGAGGCCAGAGAGGCTATTTTACAGGAGAAATTCAAAAAATTCAAAAAAGAGTTTTATGAAAAAAGAAGCGGAAGGTAA